The genomic interval TCAATGATCTGACCATGACACCGATCATGACCGAATCGGCACCGATTGCATGGCAAGAAATTGCGGGCAACCGTATTCCGGTTCATGTGGTCTATCAATTAGACCCGAATGGCATGGTCGGGTTTACGGTTGGGATGTATAACGCGGCTTATCCCCTCATTATTGATCCGACCATGACGAGTACTGTCATCAATGGTTTTAGAGCACTCGCGATGGATAACGATGACCAAGGAAATATCTACGTAGCAGGGTGCTTCAACGATTTTACGAGTGTCCGAAAATATGCTGCTGATGCCAAAACGTTTGTATATGAAACCCTAGGATCGCAATTTACGTGTGGCAATGATATTGCCGTCGATGCGCAAGGTGGCGTTGGGGTGGTTAGCGGGCGAGGATATGGAAGTCCCGATATTGCTGTCTATCTCCGATTAAATGCGATGGGCGGGAAGGAGTGTAATCCAATTGAGTTAGCCGCCGGAAATGGAGCTTCCGTCCACCGTATTCTATATAATCCTGCAAATAGCCGGATGTATGTGGTCTGGGCTAGTGGGAGTAATGGAACGTCTCTCACAACATTTAATGGCTGTACTCAAACAAGTTCAACCGCGTTTAATGGCTTTGGGCCTGGAATGACGGTTGATGCTGATGGTACACTTTACTATACAGTTGCGAGTGGCTCTGGCGCAAATCTTGTACAAAAACCACTCAATAGCCCTCAACGCAGCTTTGCAACGGACGGTGACGGCTATGTGGCGGTCAATGATCTCTATATAGTAATTGCCGGCTGGACTCCGATCGGGAGCTTTATTGCAAAACACTTGCATTCTGGAGACTTTGTAGGATCGTATAGCTTGCCGATCGATACAAGTATTACGGCACTTGCGCTCGATAGTCTTGGGATGATCTCTATGAGTGGATCAACCCAATCAACAGCGTTTCCGCTGGCGGGGAGTACAATAGTCCTGGATAGTAACAGAGGGAATGGCTATGTGCTCAAATTAGATCTCCAACCATTACAATCTACGCTGATGTATAGTGTGCTAATTCCGCATCATCGGGAATCAGACTATAGCAGTAGTGTGAGCGATATTGGCTTAACCGATAATCAATTGGTTTTTGTTGGTGACTACACCACAGGTGCCGCCGAAACCGATCAAAATGCCTATAGTCGAATTGGGATTGTGCGTGGTAGTAATCTTAGTGCAACATTCGAGCGTACGACGACGCTTCCTATCAACTCGCAAGGACAAGAACAGCTAACCGTCAATACCGATAGTGGATGGTATGACCAACCCTATCTTGAGTATACACTGACCATTAATAATGACACTGCAACCGCCCAAACATTGGAGATTAAGAGTCCAGAGAGTGCGAGTCAACATATTAATGTCTGGCAGACGAAGGCATCAGCAAATCCCACTCAACCGCTACCGACGGAAAGCTTTTTATCACTTGACTTAACGGTTGCGGCCCATGAGACGGTTGTCATTCCGCTTGGGATCTGGGTAAAACCGTACTTTGAACGAAACCTCGTCCCAGAAATATGGATTCGGCCCCAAGCGCTCAATCAGCCTTCTTTTACGGTTCAAGCAGCACCGATTCATGTTCCAGTTGCTGCGATTCGGCCCGTTGTGATCGTACCCGGCTTTATTGCATCACTTCCAACGTTTTTTGGTGCGGATGACTATGTTTTAGATCCGGTGTTTGGAACGTTTAATCGACTCATAGCCCAATTAGAATTTATGGGGTATGAAACTGACCAATCATTGATTAAGTTTGCCTATCCGTGGTATGGGCGCGGGGTGGCTGATCCCAACGATCTCGCGAATTTGGGTGGCGATCTAAAACAGCGGATTGATGGCTGGTGGAATGGGAAACAGCGCCGTAGTTATATTCGTGGGGATAGTTTTGATTTTATTACCCATAGTACTGGGGGCTTAATTACGCGCTATTATGGGAGTAAACTGGGCGGAACCAGCAAGATGCATTCGGTCTTTTTTGTCGCAACCCCGCATCTTGGCGCGCCCATAACCTATGCATCCTTAGAAGGCCTTGATCCTCAAATGTTGGATGATAGTTATGATCGTATGGCAAATCGAATGTTTCACGCACTCGCTGTGAAGGCTGGGTGTACAACACTTAATTTTGTCAACGGCGGCTACAATTTTACTGTAGATTCTAAACAGTTATATAGCTATCTTCATGGTGAACCATGTATGACAATGGTTAGTTACGGTATTCCGGGTGATGAAGTGCCATTGAATGGTATACCACGATTACAGCCTGGCATTCCGCTTATGCGTGAGCTGCTGCCAGCCGCTGCGGCAGGGAAATATCTCACGCTGGGGAACGGGAGCAGTGCTGCTGGACCCGCGAATCCGGTGGTTGATGATCTCCATAGCCAGGTGAATACTTTTATTAATGAGGTTTCAGCGCATGGGAATGTATACAGCATGTTTTCGTATGAAAAAAATACGGTTGTTGGATATGCAACCAACACCCAACCCGCGCTTGCGCCGCTGTGGGAACAAGGAACGCGGGTTCCCCGCGGTTGGTTGGCGAATGGGTCATGGGAGCAGCGTATTAATACCTATACACGCACAAAGGGTGGTGATGATACGGTTCCTGCCGCATCAGCAGATTTAGCCACTATTAGTGGTTCGTCTAAGGTGAAATCGTTTGTGTTTTGGGGTGAAATAGCCAATAATGTTCGTCCTTTACCTGCATCAACGGCGACACGGTGGTATGAATCAGACTCCGTTCAACATACTTCCTACTTCAACTTAGAAGAGGGATTAGAGATCGTGGTTGGACATCTCATCAAGCCAACGGCAACGAAGGCAGATATTGTTGCATTACCGCCCATGGTTACCTACAAAGGCGACAGTGTTATTGATATCTATAACCAACTGGATAGCATAGTAAACCTCCTCATCGTTGAGTGTCCAGTAACTATCTTAGTGACTGACGCGCAGGGACGACGCACCGGAACCGATAGTCAAGGGATCACCTACACAGACATTCCTAAAAGTTTTTATACAGGCCATGATCCGGAAACAGGTCCTGACTTCTTGTGGCTTGCGCCGACTACGGATCCGTATACGGTGACGGTGACCGGTATCGATCCAGAACCCTACCAAATTACGAGCTATACCTATTCATCAACCATCGAATTACGCGATGCACTCTGGACGGGTCAGTTGGCTCCCGGTGAAATGATCACCTATACCCTTGATCTAACCACCCGTGCGCCAGGCACCCTTCTTGTTGATGATCATGCTGATCCCGCTACATTAGATCCGTATCGTACCTTTTTTCCATCCCAGCATGTTACCGATTGGTCGGTTGAACAGCAAGGCATTCCATCACTGGATGATCTCTTTGCCTATGAGCGTGTCATCTGGGCAACCGGAACAACCGGAAGTCTTGATCCTGGTGCGGCTCATGTGCTTGATTCCTATCAGACATTCGGTGGCAAAGTCTTACTTACAGGCAATGACCTTGAACAAGAATTACTTGGAACTCTAGCCTTAACCCCAACGCTCCATATTCAGAGTGCGTTAACGACCACAACGAGTCGGCTTATTGATGGTGATGCCTTCTTATCTGGTCTACGGTTCTCATTGAATGGAAGCGCATTGCCAACCCCCTCCGCAGTCATTCCCACGGACAGCCAATCGATTGCCTTCTATCGTGATGGCGATGGGAAAGGTCATTCGGCAGGCATTGCGTATAGCACGCCCGCTGGCGGACGATTGGTCTATTTTGGATTTGATTTGGCAAGTCTGGCATCAGCAGTGGAGCAAACCGCGATCCTGAGCCGGACAATCCAGTGGTTAGACACCGGAGCCTATCCTGATTTGACAACGATTCCCATCGCATTAGGAGATCTGAATCCTGGGAGTGCCTCTGGGATTAACTTGCCAACGGCGACGGCCTCTATCAGTGATACGATCTTCTTCATCGGCACCGATCCGGTGCATGGCAGTGAGCTGTGGGTCAGCGATGGAACCCCTGCTGGGACACGTATCCTGAAAGATATCTATCCTGGCATGAATGGGTCAGGCCTTACGAAGCTAACCTCAAGCGGCCAATTACTCTTCTTTATGGCCAATGATGGTATCCATGGTCCTGAATTATGGGTGAGTGATGGAACTGAAATTGGCACGGTCATGGTGGCCGATCTCTGGCTTGGAACAAATGGAAGTACCCCGAGCTTGCTGACCGATAGGAACGGTACTCTCTTTTTCTCGGCATTTGATGGGCTTTCAGGCATCGAGTTATGGAGCACCGATGGCACAATTACCGGAACCGTACAAGTCAAGGACATAACGCTGGGGGCGGGAAGTAGCAATCCGCGGAATCTCGTTACCGTCAATGACGACCTCTTCTTTACGACCCATGAAACCGGAGTCAATGCATCCGTCAGCTTATGGCGGACGGATGGGACGGAGCAAGGAACGGTGTTGGTGCGCAACCTGAGCCAAACGGTGACTAATCCAAACCCAACGCAGTTGATAGCAATGGATGGCATCCTCTATTTTGTTATGAACACCAGTGGAACGGGAACCGAATTGTGGCGAAGCGATGGAACGGAGCAAGGAACCATGCTGGTTGCGGATATTGCGCCGGGAACAGCAAGTAGCAATCCCGATGCGTTGACGGTGGTCGGATCGATGCTATTCTTCCGGGCTACGGATGGACAGACAGGGACAGAGTTGTGGCGAAGCGACGGAACGACGACTGGGACAATACTGGTCGCGGATATCGCGCCGGGATCGCTCAGCAGTTTCCCGCAACAACTCACTCGGTTCGAGTCAACCATTTTCTTTAGTGCGAGCGATGGTGCAACCGGGGCAGAATTGTGGCAGAGTAATGGAACAATGACCGGAACAAGCCGTATTGCGGATATTGCGCCGGGGGCAATGAGCAGTAGTCCGACCAGCATGTTCACGCACGGAGATAGCCTATTCTTCAGTGCCTTAACGCGTTCGGCAGGACGAGAACTCTGGATGTATAATCCCGCAGCACCCCAACTCAGCCTTCTTGCGGATCTGTGGGATGGAGCCGGTAATGCCAGTCCACGGATGCTGACCGCGCATCCCGACGGAATCTTCATGATCATGGATAATGGGGTCTTTGGCCTTGAACCATGGTTTCTCTCACATACGATGAAACCATAAGACCTATTGAAGGTCTGTTGTATCGGGTTATACTGCGATACAACAGACCTTCACCGACCAGAAAGGATTTGTATGCGCTGGTACGCGTTTGGGGTGGGATTCCTGTTGTTGCTGGGTGGCTGTGCCTCGGAACGCGATCGGGTTGCGCCGATTGTCCTGCCTGACGTGGTTGCGAGCGTCTGTGTGCTCTCGCCATCCCAGCGCTATGTGATTGCCCAGACCTATGACCCCGATCTATTGCCCAATCAAGATCACCCACAGATCCAGATTTTCGATCTCACGACAACGCGTGCTATCACGATTCCGCTAGCTCCTGAGGCGTATCCTGATGGTCTATCACTCACGTGGTATCCCGATGATGTGGTGTTGGCCGAACAACGCTGGTTGTACAATATTCCGCATGGAATTCTTACTGACACCACCACGCTGCCCCATCCACTGCCACCAACGCCCTATCAGTTTGATCTCCCGCAATGGAATCCATCGCCCGACGGGCGGTACGTTGCGAATGGCGCAAAGATTTGGGAACGTGATCCAGTGACCGGTGGGCCAGGTGCAGTCGTGATTGATCTGCCGAACGAATCGTATACCGAGGGGTGTTACAATGCCTGGAGTGCGGATAGTCGGAGTTATTATTTTCTCGATTGGGAGACCGTAGGGCCGCGCCAATCCGGGCCGGGTCCAATTCGCAAAATAACCCTGCCATAATAGAAGATGTACTATTTATCTCTAGAATACGAATTCACATTGGTGGGTTTGTATTCCACGCAACTATCTTAGCTCATTGAACAATCAAAGTCGTAATAGCGGCTGCTATCATTAGTACGTTCATGATGAAAATGAGGGGTAAATGTTGTCCATCTCAAGGGCCGATTTGCTACACAAATCAGTACTCTACGCCCCAAAAAACACGCTGCTAGCGCAGCCAGTTTTCTTGTT from Herpetosiphon gulosus carries:
- a CDS encoding ELWxxDGT repeat protein, whose protein sequence is MQQRTVHRRIRLIIFFWFVISLVLPSTARMAEAGAINGQSETPVASIPVIDTGLPPSVDRAFIPNQGQHDASVAYEALLDHNSVQFMANTVAYTMQRVSPTPATTQYESHRESYHLTMNFLGTATPVVTATQQVPGIFNDYRASDPLRWRSGLLRYQQITYQELYPGIDLAYTFDGTNLKSTYIVTPTTNPTRIQWSYTNAVPTLAADGALILNDLTMTPIMTESAPIAWQEIAGNRIPVHVVYQLDPNGMVGFTVGMYNAAYPLIIDPTMTSTVINGFRALAMDNDDQGNIYVAGCFNDFTSVRKYAADAKTFVYETLGSQFTCGNDIAVDAQGGVGVVSGRGYGSPDIAVYLRLNAMGGKECNPIELAAGNGASVHRILYNPANSRMYVVWASGSNGTSLTTFNGCTQTSSTAFNGFGPGMTVDADGTLYYTVASGSGANLVQKPLNSPQRSFATDGDGYVAVNDLYIVIAGWTPIGSFIAKHLHSGDFVGSYSLPIDTSITALALDSLGMISMSGSTQSTAFPLAGSTIVLDSNRGNGYVLKLDLQPLQSTLMYSVLIPHHRESDYSSSVSDIGLTDNQLVFVGDYTTGAAETDQNAYSRIGIVRGSNLSATFERTTTLPINSQGQEQLTVNTDSGWYDQPYLEYTLTINNDTATAQTLEIKSPESASQHINVWQTKASANPTQPLPTESFLSLDLTVAAHETVVIPLGIWVKPYFERNLVPEIWIRPQALNQPSFTVQAAPIHVPVAAIRPVVIVPGFIASLPTFFGADDYVLDPVFGTFNRLIAQLEFMGYETDQSLIKFAYPWYGRGVADPNDLANLGGDLKQRIDGWWNGKQRRSYIRGDSFDFITHSTGGLITRYYGSKLGGTSKMHSVFFVATPHLGAPITYASLEGLDPQMLDDSYDRMANRMFHALAVKAGCTTLNFVNGGYNFTVDSKQLYSYLHGEPCMTMVSYGIPGDEVPLNGIPRLQPGIPLMRELLPAAAAGKYLTLGNGSSAAGPANPVVDDLHSQVNTFINEVSAHGNVYSMFSYEKNTVVGYATNTQPALAPLWEQGTRVPRGWLANGSWEQRINTYTRTKGGDDTVPAASADLATISGSSKVKSFVFWGEIANNVRPLPASTATRWYESDSVQHTSYFNLEEGLEIVVGHLIKPTATKADIVALPPMVTYKGDSVIDIYNQLDSIVNLLIVECPVTILVTDAQGRRTGTDSQGITYTDIPKSFYTGHDPETGPDFLWLAPTTDPYTVTVTGIDPEPYQITSYTYSSTIELRDALWTGQLAPGEMITYTLDLTTRAPGTLLVDDHADPATLDPYRTFFPSQHVTDWSVEQQGIPSLDDLFAYERVIWATGTTGSLDPGAAHVLDSYQTFGGKVLLTGNDLEQELLGTLALTPTLHIQSALTTTTSRLIDGDAFLSGLRFSLNGSALPTPSAVIPTDSQSIAFYRDGDGKGHSAGIAYSTPAGGRLVYFGFDLASLASAVEQTAILSRTIQWLDTGAYPDLTTIPIALGDLNPGSASGINLPTATASISDTIFFIGTDPVHGSELWVSDGTPAGTRILKDIYPGMNGSGLTKLTSSGQLLFFMANDGIHGPELWVSDGTEIGTVMVADLWLGTNGSTPSLLTDRNGTLFFSAFDGLSGIELWSTDGTITGTVQVKDITLGAGSSNPRNLVTVNDDLFFTTHETGVNASVSLWRTDGTEQGTVLVRNLSQTVTNPNPTQLIAMDGILYFVMNTSGTGTELWRSDGTEQGTMLVADIAPGTASSNPDALTVVGSMLFFRATDGQTGTELWRSDGTTTGTILVADIAPGSLSSFPQQLTRFESTIFFSASDGATGAELWQSNGTMTGTSRIADIAPGAMSSSPTSMFTHGDSLFFSALTRSAGRELWMYNPAAPQLSLLADLWDGAGNASPRMLTAHPDGIFMIMDNGVFGLEPWFLSHTMKP